One genomic region from Dermacentor variabilis isolate Ectoservices chromosome 6, ASM5094787v1, whole genome shotgun sequence encodes:
- the LOC142585166 gene encoding serum amyloid A protein-like isoform X3, whose product MAMEARSGKMQWARFTYCITRRAGPVMATPSGSCASRKMLGQFRTMNRVNCKNCDKYFHCMANWLATRKCRGRFNLHVAKVISYCREYSQPGNPADRRGDEEANRYGRGGGNCGARYLRRHKCAYNPRTGKCKW is encoded by the exons ATGGCCATGGAAGCTCGCAGTGGTAAGATGCAGTGGGCGCGCTTCACGTACTGCATCACCAGGCGCGCGGGCCCAGTGATGGCGACGCCCAGCGGAAGCTGCGCCTCCCGCAAGATGCTGGGGCAGTTCCGCACCATGAATCGCGTCAACTGCAAGAACTGCGACAA GTACTTCCACTGCATGGCCAACTGGCTGGCGACGCGGAAGTGCCGGGGACGCTTCAACTTGCACGTGGCCAAAGTAATCAGCTACTGCCGGGAGTACTCACAACCTGGAAACCCAGCTGACAGGCGCGGAGACGAGGAGGCTAACCGATATGGCCGGGGGGGTGGAAACTGCGGAGCACGCTACTTGCGCCGACACAAATGTGCCTACAACCCAAGAACGGGAAAATGCAAGTGGTGA
- the LOC142585166 gene encoding uncharacterized protein LOC142585166 isoform X1 translates to MLRGLPLRPSLLLAVTALVLLLLAMAMEARSGKMQWARFTYCITRRAGPVMATPSGSCASRKMLGQFRTMNRVNCKNCDKYFHCMANWLATRKCRGRFNLHVAKVISYCREYSQPGNPADRRGDEEANRYGRGGGNCGARYLRRHKCAYNPRTGKCKW, encoded by the exons TGCGAGGTCTTCCTTTGAGGCCATCGTTGCTGCTGGCTGTGACGGCCCTCGTGTTACTGCTGCTTGCGATGGCCATGGAAGCTCGCAGTGGTAAGATGCAGTGGGCGCGCTTCACGTACTGCATCACCAGGCGCGCGGGCCCAGTGATGGCGACGCCCAGCGGAAGCTGCGCCTCCCGCAAGATGCTGGGGCAGTTCCGCACCATGAATCGCGTCAACTGCAAGAACTGCGACAA GTACTTCCACTGCATGGCCAACTGGCTGGCGACGCGGAAGTGCCGGGGACGCTTCAACTTGCACGTGGCCAAAGTAATCAGCTACTGCCGGGAGTACTCACAACCTGGAAACCCAGCTGACAGGCGCGGAGACGAGGAGGCTAACCGATATGGCCGGGGGGGTGGAAACTGCGGAGCACGCTACTTGCGCCGACACAAATGTGCCTACAACCCAAGAACGGGAAAATGCAAGTGGTGA